The following proteins come from a genomic window of Vidua chalybeata isolate OUT-0048 chromosome 2, bVidCha1 merged haplotype, whole genome shotgun sequence:
- the BLZF1 gene encoding golgin-45 isoform X1, with amino-acid sequence MTSLEKVDDASAPIRGPGDGMETEQTAGAVEVITGANTASHHTHHSPHKKTASSLSPGVLQLGKVHADKSVEIEAIRILVPKAAITHVVPTKNAKVAKSVRHKGDTFHQSDGATDPKKEQIELKTEIEKLKNSEKRLLQDKEGLSNQLRIQTEINRELKKLLVASVGDDLQYHFERMAREKNQLILENEVLGRNMAQLSEQLERMSIQCDVWRSKFLASRVMADELTNTRAILQRQTRDAQSAIQDLLNERDQFRQEMIDTHKLLEELMVSLQWGRQQTYYPSAQPYTTTELAAVNCKLAKTVSSHLLGNVGTNSPKKTSTAVEFCNTPAEKMAEMMLRVLDPAAHPETSTEVSFSETSTPSFLSTKKSIGRFHPYTRYEDVTFNCCNHCQGELIAL; translated from the exons ATGACATCTCTAGAAAAAG TTGATGATGCCTCAGCACCCATTCGAGGACCTGGAGATGGCATGGAAACAGAGCAAACAGCTGGAGCAGTGGAAGTAATCACTGGAGCCAACACTGCCAGCCATCACACTCACCACAGCCCCCATAAAAAGACAGCTTCTTCCCTGAGTCCTGGagttctgcagctgggaaaagtACATGCAGATAAATCAGTGGAGATTGAAGCTATTAGAATATTAGTCCCCAAAGCAGCCATCACTCATGTTGTTCCAACTAAAAATGCTAAGGTAGCTAAATCTGTGAGACATAAAGGAGACACATTTCATCAGTCAGATGGAGCCACAGATCCCAAGAAAGAACAGATAgagctgaaaactgaaattgAAAAGCTAAAGAATTCAGAAAAGCGGTTGTTACAAGATAAAGAAGGTCTCTCTAATCAGCTGCGTATACAGACAGAG ATCAATCGGGAGTTGAAGAAATTACTTGTTGCTTCTGTTGGGGACGATCTGCAGTATCACTTTGAACGGATGGCTCGTGAGAAGAATCAGCTCATCCTAGAAAACGAAGTCCTGGGCCGGAATATGGCTCAGTTGTCAGAACAATTGGAGCGCATGTCTATACAATGTGATGTGTGGAGAAGCAAATTCCTAGCAAGCAG GGTGATGGCTGATGAGCTCACCAATACCAGAGCAATTCTTCAGCGCCAAACGAGGGATGCACAAAGTGCAATCCAGGACTTGCTGAATGAACGCGACCAGTTCCGTCAAGAGATGATTGATACACACAA GTTGCTGGAGGAGCTCATGGTTTCTCTTCAGTGGGGGAGACAACAGACATACTATCCTAGTGCCCAGCCTTACACTACAACAGAGTTAGCAGCTGTGAATTGTAAGCTAGCCAAAACTGTAAGCTCACATCTTCTAGGAAATGTTGGCACTAACAGTCCAAAAAAGACTTCAACAGCTGTGGAGTTTTGCAATACCCCTGCTGAGAAAATGGCTGAAATG ATGCTACGTGTACTGGATCCAGCTGCACATCCAGAAACATCAacagaagtttctttttctgagacTTCTAcaccttctttcctttccacaaAGAAAAGTATTGGAAGGTTTCACCCATATACAAGATACGAAGATGTCACCTTCAATTGTTGCAATCACTGTCAAGGAGAGCTGATAGCCCTTTAA
- the BLZF1 gene encoding golgin-45 isoform X2 has protein sequence METEQTAGAVEVITGANTASHHTHHSPHKKTASSLSPGVLQLGKVHADKSVEIEAIRILVPKAAITHVVPTKNAKVAKSVRHKGDTFHQSDGATDPKKEQIELKTEIEKLKNSEKRLLQDKEGLSNQLRIQTEINRELKKLLVASVGDDLQYHFERMAREKNQLILENEVLGRNMAQLSEQLERMSIQCDVWRSKFLASRVMADELTNTRAILQRQTRDAQSAIQDLLNERDQFRQEMIDTHKLLEELMVSLQWGRQQTYYPSAQPYTTTELAAVNCKLAKTVSSHLLGNVGTNSPKKTSTAVEFCNTPAEKMAEMMLRVLDPAAHPETSTEVSFSETSTPSFLSTKKSIGRFHPYTRYEDVTFNCCNHCQGELIAL, from the exons ATGGAAACAGAGCAAACAGCTGGAGCAGTGGAAGTAATCACTGGAGCCAACACTGCCAGCCATCACACTCACCACAGCCCCCATAAAAAGACAGCTTCTTCCCTGAGTCCTGGagttctgcagctgggaaaagtACATGCAGATAAATCAGTGGAGATTGAAGCTATTAGAATATTAGTCCCCAAAGCAGCCATCACTCATGTTGTTCCAACTAAAAATGCTAAGGTAGCTAAATCTGTGAGACATAAAGGAGACACATTTCATCAGTCAGATGGAGCCACAGATCCCAAGAAAGAACAGATAgagctgaaaactgaaattgAAAAGCTAAAGAATTCAGAAAAGCGGTTGTTACAAGATAAAGAAGGTCTCTCTAATCAGCTGCGTATACAGACAGAG ATCAATCGGGAGTTGAAGAAATTACTTGTTGCTTCTGTTGGGGACGATCTGCAGTATCACTTTGAACGGATGGCTCGTGAGAAGAATCAGCTCATCCTAGAAAACGAAGTCCTGGGCCGGAATATGGCTCAGTTGTCAGAACAATTGGAGCGCATGTCTATACAATGTGATGTGTGGAGAAGCAAATTCCTAGCAAGCAG GGTGATGGCTGATGAGCTCACCAATACCAGAGCAATTCTTCAGCGCCAAACGAGGGATGCACAAAGTGCAATCCAGGACTTGCTGAATGAACGCGACCAGTTCCGTCAAGAGATGATTGATACACACAA GTTGCTGGAGGAGCTCATGGTTTCTCTTCAGTGGGGGAGACAACAGACATACTATCCTAGTGCCCAGCCTTACACTACAACAGAGTTAGCAGCTGTGAATTGTAAGCTAGCCAAAACTGTAAGCTCACATCTTCTAGGAAATGTTGGCACTAACAGTCCAAAAAAGACTTCAACAGCTGTGGAGTTTTGCAATACCCCTGCTGAGAAAATGGCTGAAATG ATGCTACGTGTACTGGATCCAGCTGCACATCCAGAAACATCAacagaagtttctttttctgagacTTCTAcaccttctttcctttccacaaAGAAAAGTATTGGAAGGTTTCACCCATATACAAGATACGAAGATGTCACCTTCAATTGTTGCAATCACTGTCAAGGAGAGCTGATAGCCCTTTAA
- the CCDC181 gene encoding coiled-coil domain-containing protein 181 — MSEKEAQGDLDQKEDQADVGDSTENAEYEDDFEKDTECLTDEEEKQNLGEKENPEEKEEDVEAKILKTADSFQEDNKEIKENLDQLSEADVNVKVIYSNENYLQSGADIEQEDHESDAERESSVQESKLENEQELDEGEYEDEEIKRYVLEKIEEANKELENQAPVDKNRERKLKFEDEVGLQAPSSEDAEVGKTDLARGDDVSDGLSQLSISDDKGQKSTSLSECAGSDEEKTDGKILVEKDGKFELLSIRDIESQGILAPISVSFTDIETQQTTELFSSLPIASQAKEMSPSDSKQQPDSALNSAKDVGKQKTECANIRVKSSTYSLTPRQKEFRRQIELRKERLKREEEEKKRELEEMRRRQNEIVFRAWLQKKKEQVQQEKRIRRAKQLEELSIKKVHRDPEEAYRLWLKKKHQQYVRERRIEVLRRQTEEVAFFTSAEDCDRAFRDWLRRKREEKQAAELADKERARQLRLEARRARKMQNIHCI; from the exons ATGAGTGAAAAGGAAGCTCAAGGAGATCTTGATCAAAAGGAAGATCAAGCAGATGTGGGTGATtcaacagaaaatgcagaatatgAGGATGATTTTGAAAAAGACACGGAATGCCTAActgatgaagaagaaaaacaaaaccttggTGAAAAAGAG aatcctgaagaaaaggaagaggatgTTGAAGCAAAAATTCTTAAAACTGCAGACAGCTTTCAGGAAgacaataaagaaattaaagaaaatctaGATCAGCTTTCAGAGGCAGATGTAAATGTGAAAGTGATATACTCAAATGAAAACTATTTGCAATCTGGGGCAGATATTGAACAGGAGGACCATGAATCTGATGCTGAGAGAGAAAGCTCTGTCCAGGAATCCAAGCTGGAAAATGAGCAGGAACTGGATGAGGGGGAATATGAGGATGAAGAAATAAAGCGTTACGTCTTGGAGAAGATTGAAGAAGCCAACAAAGAGCTGGAAAATCAGGCTCCTGTGGATAAAAACAGAGAACGGAAATTAAAATTTGAGGATGAGGTGGGTCTTCAAGCTCCTTCTTCAGAAGATGCTGAAGTTGGTAAAACTGACCTTGCAAGAGGAGACGATGTTTCAGATGGGCTGTCTCAACTGAGTATTTCTGATGACAAGGGACAGAAAAGCACATCACTTTCAGAATGTGCTGGCTCAGATGAGGAGAAGACAGATGGTAAAATTCTAGTTGAAAAAGATGGAAAGTTTGAACTCTTAAGTATACGTGATATTGAAAGCCAGGGCATTTTGGCCCCGATAAGTGTTTCTTTTACAGATATTGAAACTCAACAGACTACAGAACTCTTCAGTTCTTTGCCCATTGCCTCTCAAGCAAAAGAAATGTCTCCATCTGACTCTAAGCAGCAGCCAGATTCTGCTTTGAATAGTGCAAAAGATGTGGGAAAACAGAAGACTGAGTGTGCAAACATACGCGTGAAAAGCTCCACTTACAGTCTTACTCCCAGACAAAAAGAATTTAGAAGGCAGATAGAACTAAGGAAAGAAAGACTGAAGAGAGAG gaagaagaaaagaaaagagaactaGAAGAAATGAGGAGAAGACAGAATGAAATAGTTTTTAGAGCTTGGttacagaagaagaaagaacaggTACAACAAGAAAAGCGAATTCGTCGTGCaaagcagctggaagagctgagcATTAAA aaGGTGCACAGGGATCCAGAAGAAGCCTACAGGTTATGGCTTAAAAAAAAGCACCAACAATATGTGAGAGAAAGACGGATAGAAGTCTTGAGACGCCAAACTGAGGAAGTGGCCTTTTTTACAAGTGCAGAGGATTGTGACAGAGCTTTTAGAGA ctggctgagaaggaagagagaagagaaacaagCAGCCGAGCTAGCTGATAAAGAGAGAGCCAGGCAGCTTAGATTAGAAGCcagaagagcaagaaaaatgcaaaacatcCACTGTATTTAA